A window of Poecilia reticulata strain Guanapo linkage group LG7, Guppy_female_1.0+MT, whole genome shotgun sequence genomic DNA:
ataaagctaaatattcatTAGCAATATTTAGCTAATGAGTAGCTAAATATtcattagctaaatatttttgctaattagcaaatatttacatgctAATTAGCTAAATAATTGGCTTGCTAACTAGTTTAGTTCTAcatgtttagtttaaaacagTGATATTTATAATGTATGATGTGgagaaaatatgacttaaaaatgtaatccttatttttttttttttcttaggttAAATAACCCGGATTACAGCTCTGAGTGTTTGTGTAACTTTACATTTCCCAGCATGATGCGCATCGAGTCACAATGCAAAGGCAACACAGTGGATCAGAGGTTTGGTCTCCACCGGGAGGGAACCTTTAGGTCCGATCTCAGGAGGATGGGTCCAGACTGAAACAGGATCTACGCTGTAAATCTGTATCGACtctgagacatttttaaatttctcctCGTTTCctcacagaaacatgaaaaactagaaaaacaaagatttgtgtTGCTGCTAAAACTTTTGCACCTTCAGAGTGAAAACAGGCTTAATTTGCTACAGCAGTGAAAAAATTCTCAGCCTTTAAAAGTGAAACCAGACGGttgcaacagaaacaaaaacggCTTTGATGCCGAGCGGGAAGCATCCAGGTGAGGTTGCAGGACAGGTGAGAGCATGACTCAGCGCCACTTAATCAGATtttctactggttttactgctggTGTAAACTGGGTCCGAATCCCAGAAAGCAGTGAAAGACGTTGAAAATGAGGCGGACATGATGAGCAAGCATCAACGTTTCTTTAACCatctgaaataattttagatatttatcagatttaagaacagaaagcttttatttttatgccagTGAGAACGAAGAAGCACATGACAACAGGAAGGCCGACTCCCTCACCTCTCCAGAGATCTGCAGGAAAAGCaggagaggaggaaagaaagacaTGAGAGCGAAAACAAAACGCAACATTCAGCGGTTCCTGTTGGTTCCCAGAGCCGGCCCGAGGCATATGCAAGTCAAACAGCTGCTTAGCACCAACAAGAGCACCAAGCTAGCAGGACAAAACCAATACATTTAAAGTAACACTTTAAACTAAATGCTATTACATGTAGAAAAATGATTTCTGCTTCATTTCTAAAGCTGTTGCACAAATAAGACTGACGGTGAAATAAGACATCAAACTTGTTTATCAGCTGATTtcactttcaaatatttataataatttggCACAATCACCAAAAAGGTTTGTGTCTTTGAACACCGGGAGGTTCAAAGACGTCTGGAGTCTATTTTGATTCCTGATCTGATACCGTGACTATTGGTTCCGATCGGTTCTGATCGGCAATGACTCACCTGTACTCGCCGAAGGTTTCATCCTTGTTCTGAAGATCGAAGTCGatgtcttttttctctttgtccttCACTGTGAggagaaacacattttcccaCATCAGTACGTCGTATTTCCGTCGTATTTCCGTCAGATCATCGGTTTGGGCGTACCTGCGTATTTCCCCCCCCTGCTGCGCTTAATGAGgcagaggatgaggaggatgaggatgaggaggacgaTGGCGCTGATGAGTCCAATCAACCAGCCCTGCGTGGCAAACCGGCCCGGCATTTCCGACGGCACTGAGGCAGAAACGTTTCACCTTTAGAACGTCTTTATGAGCGTAAACGACATTCAGTCCCGGCGGTTTGAGTCTGTGCGGACGCACCTGGTCCGACGGTCCGCAGCATTTCCTGCCAGTGCGTGTTGTTGTCGTGCAGGATCCTCAGGCTGTACTCGGTTCCTGGCTGGAGGCCCGTCAGCGAATAGAAACCCTGCGTGGAGTTGATCAGCTCTGACTCCTCCCACTGACCGCCGGCTGGACACAAAGAGAAATAACTAAAGTTAGCCGCTGagtttcctttacaaatgtcGATATTatgcttttatatatatatatataactgtattttttaattatgatgatttcattaaataagaaacataattaaaatccCACGTGAATCAATCAGTGTGTTTATGCGATGAGCCATTAAAAaactactacttcctgtctgtcgtcttctttgtcgttccctccagtagtaacatctggttgtttcCAACAGTTTCACAAAGTAAACAAATTTTTATacgattgaaaaaaaaaacaacgtagcataaaaaacttttaatcaaaatgtttcacttttttttccctaaaatcGGCGTCTTtccattaaatttattttcgtgATTCCAATTTGTGCAGATACGGTTACTGAAAATGCAGTTACTGGTGCATTTTTGTCTGTTAAGTAACCTGAAGTCTGCAAGTTTCATGATAGAATAAAATCGActagaatagaataaaaatatattatagaaataaaacgttcatgtttattaaatgttgaaaaaaacgACTATTTGACATCCAGGATTTCAGTGCAGAAAAACTGTGGAAATTTAAACACCAGCATGTTTGTAAAAACTTGTTGGGAACAAGATGCTGGTCTCCTAGCAACCAGTCTCCTATCAACTGGGTGCAACTTGGAGGTGTGCGTCCTTCTCCCCTCCATGCTTCCCATCTTGTTTCCACGGTTATAAAAACGTAACTTGGACGTGTCCTGCCGCTCACCGCTCTTCCGGAGGAAGTGGATGTGGAAGCCGTGGTTCCGGTGCCGGTCCTCAGGCACCCAGCTCAGGTTGAAGGACGTGACACTGGAAACCACGGTGATGTTTGTGGGAGGAGCTACAGGAAGCAGAGAGACGTTTACGACGGAACGATTTAATGTCATGAAAAGTTTCACAGCCAAAAATTAAcattcattttgattatttatccTGTCAAGAGAAAAGAACCGGGGTTcgttttttattcatattttcatcttgttcattcataacattttcaaactaaatattcaattagcaaactaaatattcagcttcaaactaaatatttagagagaaaatatttagagTGCAAACTCAACACTGAGTTAGTGAGCTAAATGCGTAGATTgaaactaattatttagtttgtaagataaatatttagctgtctaagtaaacatttaactcaaagctaattaaatatttagttagtaaaTCAGATATTGTGGCTGGGTAACTAAGTACTTATCTTGCTATCTAAAGTGTTTAGCATCAAACTTAATGTTTAACTTGCTAAATGAATGTTTAGTTTGTGGCTTTAATCTGAAGTTGTGACATAAATACTTGTTGATTGTGTAACGGTAAGAATGGCGCCCCCTGCAGAGCATCACTGTGTATTGAAGCTGGGGTTTGATGGCGGCGCCTTTACCTCCTTCCAGCAGCGTGGCGCCTCTCCGCGTGATGGGCGGGCCACATCCTGCTGCGGTGCACGCGATAACCATGAACAGGTAATAGCTGCTCGGGTCCAGATTGGTCAGTTCAGCCTggtttttgttcaaaacattGATTCTGGATATCTGGATCTCCGTCTGGCTGCCCCCCTCTGACAGGAAACACAAACCAGGCCCAACGTCAGATTAGTTCATCCTGAATAAAGTCCCTCTGTCCAAACTCAGCTGCTACCTTGCTGATATTGGACCTCGTAGCCCTGAAGTTCTCCGTTAACTTCATGCGGAGGAGACCAGTGGAGAATCAGTGAGGTTTCCGTTGGGCTTTCAAACGTCAGAGAGGCAGGAGGACCAGGAGCTGTGAAGACAAACGCACCGAGAAGGAGAGCAGAAAACTCTGGTCAACCTGGAAAATCCAAACTTCTTAAAGATGAGCTACTGCGATTCcttattcattacatttttcactttctaatctgcttattttaaatctgtgttaaatccaaacaagctgctgcCGGCCgcccccccaactcaatgtttacacttttGTGAAAAGGGCTGAAAACGGATGCGAAATCAGACAATCGTACATCttggaaaagcagaagtggagcatCCTGctcaaccaacaagaatgcaccAAGTGGTATCTGGATGGAAAGtcaactacactgcaaaaacacaaaatcttaccaagtattttttgttctaatttctagtgcacaGTAagataatctgccagtggaactagaactggacGTGCGccagggttgctaggtaacgggttgagctcagctgtggttgctaggAAACGGCGCAGCGTGACTCAatcgggaggtttttgaaatggcttgtttttcagacaccaaCAGACATGAAGTTATTCCCAGAAAACATCTGTGTGGTTCTTATAAGCATTTATAAGAACGACGCAGTAAAACCCCggatggaagaacaaaaaactgGACATGTTAGCGCAGTTCTAGTTCCAcgggcagattatttcacttgtaattAAACCATTTTCATGAATATAAAAGGCTCAAAACAAGCTACtgctttttgctgaaaagtcCCCTGTTAGTTagttttgacttgttttaagggtaccaagatatttacactagaaattagaacaaaaatacttggcaagattttgtgtttttgcagtgaaaactCTTGtcctttccagcagccattgtacagcgcatacagcggcAGAACCAACCGACTGAACTGGAGctctgctttggttgctaggtaacaggtggagttccactggggttgctggGTAACAGTCTGGGATTTTctgcggttgctaggtaacagtggAACTGTGGGACTTGTGACATCACAGTCTGAAGCTTTTTGAAAccagaaaacatgaacttaCTGCCACAAAGTGACAGAGTAGTTTTTCTAAGTGCTGTTTGAACTTTGAGTCGAGGCTGTTTGTAGAAacagcagaaacccaaatggaagaataaaaatgtgcaaaaggagAGTTTTGCATTCTAGTTCCctttaaaactcaaactgtgtgtttttgcagagcagcagccaatcagaccaAGTGGATTTATCACCTAAGCGTCGCCTCACCTCCCTCTGGCGTGTTGAAGCGCACCGGTGAGGAGCGAGGGCTCTCCCCTTTGCTGTTGAAGGCGGTGAGCTCCAGTTCGTACTGGGAGAACAGACGCAGACCAGTAACGTCAGCGGTCGTCTTGGCGCCATCGACCACCTCCACCCAGTTGTTCCTGTTCGCCAGTTTGTGTGGCTCCAGTCGGTGTTTCTCCGCCGTGCGGTGGTGTTTTCCCAGAGACCTCCTGTCCCGTCCGCTGGAGGATCCCAGCCTCCTGAAGTacagctgaagaagaagaagaagaaagatgaTGACAGCCTTACTGGAGTCCCCACCTGGATTTCACAATCTAAACCAACTGGGTTTATTGGTTCAAATGTCCTGGGGAACCAGTGAGGAAGGGTCCACCAGTTACCTCCCaccctgcagaaacacagaaactcgCCAAATGTTTTCCTCTCGTTTccactgcagagaaacaaatcaGCTTCATTGATCAGTTCAGCTTTTAGTTTTGGAAGATTACATTTCTGGGaaccaggattttttttccaccaacgCACTCGTTGGGTTTCCATCGAGCAGAGTGACGCCAGCGCGCCGAAGGCGgccattttgtttgacaaacGCGTTTCATGGCTTCCATTTAACTTTGAAGTCAGAGCAATTCTGTGACAAGGAACTAGAGCCAGGCTAagacttcatttttaattacaaaaatgcTTTCTTGTaacattacaagaaaaaaatcataatattcccagaataaagtcataattttatgagaactgcaacataaaaatgtgtaatatcaaaaataaaaaatctaatgagTTTGTTGagcattttaagaaattatacTTTGGTGTCAGTGGTACAGATAATACTTAATCTTTTAATCCACCAGCATCAAATTAGTCAGGACGAAGGCATTAATGACTTTAAATACGTAAGTTAgtaataaattagttttgtcgtATTTCATGttctgagatatttgcactttttagaggtttctgtttctgcatgGAAGCAGCTCTCCGTCTGGAGGGAAACGTTCTCCAGGATGTTCCAGGATATTCCAGGACGTTGTAAGGAGGTGTACCCTGTAGCCCAGCAGGTGGCCGCGGACGTTCTGCGCTTCGTTCCACGTCACTCTGACGGTGCTGTTCATCACGCTGAGGGCCACGCCGGTGGGCGGCTCCTCCGGCTCTGCAAGGAGAAGAAGATGGACAaggaggcttttattttgacagtctGAAGTGGAGGACACTGATAATCCTGAGAGGGGTgccaaagaaaacatattgtaataaataaatgatgtaaTCTTGCACTGATTGAACATTGATTCTTTCCTCGACgcttttaacagtttaatatcAGCATAAACAACCAGCACTGAGTGTGAGGAGGAACAGTGACAGTATTTATACTgctttaaatttgacttttttctgtctaaaaccacacattttactgtatttcttcAGGAATTTAATGACATACAGTATCCACACTTTCTAATAATTCTACATAAATACCTTATTATGACAATGTggaaacttttttgttttataaactaaagaTCACATTTACAAAAGTTTCCAACAGCCTTTGCTTCATACtttcagtttgtggttgtaataaaaaaaaggctgtaaATAACCACGACTGTTTTTCccacgggctgcacagtggcgcagttggtagagctgctgccttgcagcaagaaggttctgggttcgattcccggctccggtctttctgcatggagtctccatgttctccctgtgcatggtgggttttctccaggtactccggtttcctcccacagtccaaaaacatgactgtcaggttaattggcctcttcaaattgcccctaggtgtgagtgtgtgtgtgcagggttgtgtgtctctgtgtccctgcgacagactggcgacctgtccaggtgacctgtccaggtgaccccacctctcgccctgaacgttagctggagaggcaccagcacctcctgaacccactgagggacaagagtgtaagaaaatggatggatggatggatgtgttttCCACCTGCTGTGCCTCCCTGCCACCACTAGGGGGCAGAAGCAAACTGATCGCCTACAGCCGGCACCTGTTTGTTATTAACTGatactgtataaataaactgaaactgagtTATGGTTAAAAAGAcatcagaatatttatttttctacaaaatttgaagaataatctcaaactgaggtcaaaaatgtgaattttaaaggTGCATCATAACCGTCAGTCTGGAGTTTGAAAGCTGAACTTCCTGACTGATGAATAAATAATCAGGAGACGTACTGTCCTCGCCGGAGTGTCCAGTCTTTGCCTCGGCAGCCGGGCCTGACTCGATGGCGTTGACAGCCTGGACTTTGATCTCAAACGGCGTGAAGGTTCCCGTGTCGTTCACCGCGAACGGCGGAGACTTGGCGTCGGCCCAGTTCCACTCCGCGTTTCTGCCGTCGGCCTCCCGCCAGTGCACCCGGTACCGGAAGTCCTGGCCGTTGTGGAGGCGTTTATCCATCTCCTGCGGAGGGAAGCCGACGGATTCGGTTAAAGTCTGGAAGCGTTTCCTGTGTGGAAGCGAAGCGCTGAGCCACTCACGTCCCAGGTGATGAGCAGGACGCCCGGCTCGGTGGAGTTGCTGCGAACATTCGTGGGGTTCGAACGCGGCGCTGCGGGAAAACATGAGGGCTTTCACTTCAACTCGTTTCCCGAAGACCCGGCTGCAGTACTGACCCAGAAACACTTCAACACgttttttactcaagtaaaaatgaCAGATCTCCAGAAAATGAGTCCAGACAGTGTTTGGTGAAAAGTCAAAtcaagtaactgatcaaataattttctatctaaaaattgcatcatcatatggaccaaaacataaagttaagtggaaattttggtgttttaatgaCCAAATTActataattcatataagtaacaaaaaataacaaatcaatttatttcattaagaaactttttggtcaaaacatgtttgattttccatccagtgggaagaaaatccataAATTTCACCGCAGGAGGAGTAAAGATGCCTCATAGTGAAGTTACTAAAGTAGAAGTGAACAGTACAGCGTAGCAGAAATACTCCTCAAAGTACTCAGCCCAGGTGTCACCTGCAGCCGGAGTGCTGTGCGGCCTGGTGGGCTCGCTGGCTTTGCTCCGGCCCAGTTGGTTGACGGCGGCGACCCTGAAGCGGTACCAGCAGAAAGGCTGCAGGCTGAGCTGCAAGAGCCTGAAGTCTCCAGGAGCCGTCGTCCAGTGCCTCCACGCCGCGGCGCCGCCGTCCGACTGCGGCTTCTCCTCGGCTTCAACGATGAACTCTGGGGGCAGAAACTCGGGCCGTAAGCGACGACGCTGAACGCTCGGTTAATCTGGAAATATGAGCCCGTTAGTCTTACATGACAGATTAACCTAGATACCATTCTGACAAACAACGGTGGAAGATGGAagttttcctccatgttttaaGCTTTCTTGTGTTGCGTCACTAGCCAGTGTGTGAACATCTACAAGACCAAAATTTCACACCTGTTGCACCACATTCTGTGACCACAGGAGGcgctgttgcattttaacacgACGCTACGCCAAAAACGtaggaaggaaaataaagaaaaaaaccgaACTCTGTTTGAGTTTCCGGTTTGATAATCCGGTGAAGTGAAGCTCAGGTGACTTTTTCCAGAAATCCAAACCCAACAGATGCGTCTGAGCTTTTCCTGCCTCTCTACCTGTTATGGGTCTGTTGTGCGAAGATCCTGGGATCCAGCTGAGGGTGGCGCTGTAGTCCTTCATGGGGGCCAGCGATACAGAGCTGGGGGGGTCCGGTGGAGCTGCGGGCCCAAAAGTGGTTCCAGTTAGAAGTTCACATCTTCACCATGAATCTTAGCTTGGAGCTTTCAgcgatttattttaattttaaaagcaaactttgGGTGAGTTCACTGCTGGGTTCACAACCAGGAACCTTGACCACATTCTGGATGTTCAACCAGTTTTACTTCTCATCAGGAATGATCGACGTCGTTTTAATAAGCTAAAATAAACCGACTTCCTTACCTAACACCGTGACCCGGTGGGCCACCGACACCTGGCCCACCGGGTCCGTTCGGACCTCACAGGAAAACCTGCCTGTGTCGTTTTGCTGGACCTTTTTCACTTGTAACGTGTGATTCCTGAGGAGATTGTACCTGGACCTAcagaaaaaacaatgcaaatatcAAACAGATGGAcgataaatcaataacaatataaatCTCTACAGACGTTATCAGTATCAATAGATACGTCTGACAGACTATTAAACATATAGACATGCTGCAACATGATGTCACACACAAAAGATCCCGCCCCGAGCTTCCTGAGGACAAACAGCTGCTGGCTAACAGCGACTAGCATCGGTTTTAGCTGTAAATTATCAACTTAAAgagataaatattaaatgtatccgtgatatataaaagaaaaagcagcgcTTAGCAGCTAATCCTCAACACTACAACTGGATAACAagttcaggaagaaaaaaaaacagcgagGGGAagggaagtagttcagttatgctagcttgactatggaAACCGYAACATGKAGATGGGATGTGGAATCCGTTACCAAAGGCAACATAACTAAATTAACTAGTCAACCACctctgtgttagcttagctaatagcatccatccatccatccatccNNNNNNNNNNNNNNNNNNNNNNNNNNNNNNNNNNNNNNNNNNNNNNNNNNNNNNNNNNNNNNNNNNNNNNNNNNNNNNNNNNNNNNNNNNNNNNNNNNNNNNNNNatccatccatccatccatccatccatccatccatccatccatccatccatccatccatccatccatccatccatccatccatccatccatccatcttctcacacccttgtccctcagtggggtcgggagggattagctaatagcagtgGTAGCTAATCTACTCTTATTTATActcacaaacattaaaaacacacagctgtaaccgactgaatgttctgctctttgtgtgggaaatgtttgagtgttttttggtgttgaatcctgatgcACTAGTGGaccgttgctatggcaacaagaCCGAGTAGCGTAGCCGAGAcagagtgagaaagagaagaaTCCGAGTGGTTCTGAGTTATTCTTtaatggtttttctgtgttgttttttccctttgcCGTGGAGCACTGGACTAAATCAATAACACCTAAAGAACAGTCTTCAGTTTGAACGTAGCATGCGCCAAATTTCTGGgtgtaaaaataacatctaaTATTCACCGAAGCCCAATGCAGAACTGCGCAGCGTTTTGGGAAaggtaggcagaggaaagacttcagccgctcaacctctcacagccaGCTGAACCAGTCGAGTGGCTTCAACTAACCCACtgactctttggttgcctagcaacaacctggcGCGTAACTTCCACAACAGCAGCTTAAGTTTTTATAACTGCTTAGAACTAAAGAACRGCTTGGAGAGAAAACAGGATGTATCACTCTGCCAGGTTTTCAGTCCgtatcaataattattaatactGACCGATACGAAACGCTTATATTGTGATGCGTTTTTCATTCAWATTGCTCAGCCTTACAAACAACCAGAGCCTGATAAACATGRCTGGATGAAAACTCTGAAATAAYCCAGATTCTGGAYGGCCTTCCCCTCAGCAGAAYCMGTTTGCTGCMTGTTTTCATGCATGTTGTTCGGGTTTGTGGGCGTTTACTTGTTAGGCATTGGGAAGTTCAGGTCCCGTTCGTCCTTTTTCCACTGGACGTTGGCCCGCAGCCGAGGATCTTTGTAGAAGTGACAGTGCAGGTAAGCAGTTTGTCCCCGGTCAACGTCAACGTCCTGCGGACCTATAAGAATCACAGTTCGATCTGGAAGAGAGAGGAACCAGAGGCCGAAAAGTTTTATTTGGGAAATTTATCAAATCACCTTTAATCACAAGAGAGATAGTTTTATATTCATAAGAGcataaaagtgaataaatatgacataaacagcaataaaaaggagaagaaagctGAAAACTCYCTCACTGAAGACTTCCAGGTTAGCGGTGATGGAGATGTTGGTGTTGTCAACAGAGCAGATGTAGGCGCCGCTGTCCTCATGGGTGACGTTGACCAGTTGAACCGTCCCATTGGTGAATAAGGAAACGCGATTATCCAACAGCAGAGAAACGGCGTCCTCACGCAgcctaaacacagaaaatcagGCTGTTCGTTATGATAAAAGACGCTGCTGTAGCATNNNNNNNNNNNNNNNNNNNNNNNNNNNNNNNNNNNNNNNNNNNNNNNNNNNNNNNNNNNNNNNNNNNNNNNNNNNNNNNNNNNNNNNNNNNNNNNNNNNNNNNNNNNNNNNNNNNNNNNNNNNNNNNNNNNNNNNNNNNNNNNNNNNNNNNNNNNNNNNNNNNNNNNNNNNNNNNNNNNNNNNNNNNNNNNNNNNNNNNNNNNNNNNNNNNNNNNNNNNNNNNNNNNNNNNNNNNNNNNNNNNNNNNNNNNNNNNNNNNNNNNNNNNNNNNNNNNNNNNNNNNNNNNNNNNNNNNNNNNNNNNNNNNNNNNNNNNNNNNNNNNNNNNNNNNNNNNNNNNNNNNNNNNNNNNNNNNNNNNNNNNNNNNNNNNNNNNNNNNNNNNNNNNNNNNNNNNNNNNNNNNNNNNNNNNNNNNNNNNNNNNNNNNNNNNNNNNNNNNNNNNNNNNNNNNNNNNNNNNNNNNNNNNNNNNNNNNNNNNNNNNNNNNNNNNNNNNNNNNNNNNNNNNNNNNNNNNNNNNNNNNNNNNNNNNNNNNNNNNNNNNNNNNNNNNNNNNNNNNNNNNNNNNNNNNNNNNNNNNNNNNNNNNNNNNNNNNNNNNNNNNNNNNNNNNNNNNNNNNNNNNNNNNNNNNNNNNNNNNNNNNNNNNNNNNNNNNNNNNNNNNNNNNNNNNNNNNNNNNNNNNNNNNNNNNNNNNNNNNNNNNNNNNNNNNNNNNNNNNNNNNNNNNNNNNNNNNNNNNNNNNNNNNNNNNNNNNNNNNNNNNNNNNNNNNNNNNNNNNNNNNNNNNNNNNNNNNNNNNNNNNNNNNNNNTAGCATTAGCCTGACTAAAGTTATAACTAACTGTAGCGCCGTAGCGTTAGCCTGACTAAAGTTAACTGtggcgctttagcattagcataacaAATGTGaatgatatttttatgttttcatgatgtttgaaaacataaagcactttgaaaagcCTCGTTGCTGAWATGTGcggtacaaataaacttgattgatatGATTAaagctttagcattagcgcaGCTAGCTTTAAAGTTAGCTGTTTCCACCACAGCTGAAACcatttgtttagagttgcctttgattaatagCTATAAAATAGATGAATTCTTGTCCATTACAACTTTTCTCccactttaatgtttttctttttcattatttctgtttttttttatcactttgaaCTTCCTTCCTGCTAAagtgtgctgcacaaataactTTGACTTGACTTAAGTAGTATATATTTATACTATGTCTGGCAGTCATGAACTAAAACCCACAAATATGAATCCCAGAAACTAATCtgacaacatttatttaagtatttttctctGGGTTTGTTCTGCATTTGGTGCTAAAAGTCATcaaatttgttgcattttatttgcttattatCAGTGTGTGGAATCACTTTGGTCTACAGATCTTTAAATTCTCACCTTAATCTGAGTTATTCTGCTCTAGATTAAATTCTCTGTGCTTCTCACCATGTAATCTGAGGCCGGGGAGCAGCAAACGCCTCACAGTCCATGTTGACTTGTCCACCTTCAAACACTTTGTACACAATCCCATCAGAAGACAGGATCTGAGGCGGCAGCTCTGCGGGACAGAACCAGACTCAGCCACGCGCTCTGGAGCATGACAGTGATTTCATACGCAGCAGAGCGCGACGCGTCCCCACCGACGACAAACAGGTTGATGTTCTGCAGGATGGAGCCGTGAACGTTGGTGGCTTCACACTGATAGATGGCCGTGTCAGAAAGGACCACGTCCCTCAGGATCAGCGCGCTGCCGGCCACGCTGCGGCGGGGATCCTCGTCCACCGCTGCCCAGCAGAAAGAAAGATGGCGGAGGAGGAGAGAAGCAGAAACGATGAGGAGGGAACTGGTCCTGCTGCATCAGCTCTTTACTTCTAATCACAGTCGCATAAACggtcccagaagttatcgcgataaatgataatgttgttttgagaccattttaagGCAACATGAAGATaaatgcataataataataatacaagaacacattctcaaagatcaatcaactttaaattctaacaaacaTTAACGCTGGagctgaaagacattttaaataaatacataaaaaaacagaaacaacaaataaaacgaACTATGAAGactgaaaacaacattattcTTCAAGTTGAGGCCAAAACTCCAGTCTGGAGACTTTTACCATCCAGTTTTtagcagaaacaataaatcatgcaactGGAAAGtattaagatgtttttaatttttcatgtgaTTAACTGAATTATTGTTTATCGGGACACGTTTCTTTCTATCTTCTTTATTTCCTATTTTTCCCCGTTTGCTGTTTAGTGACTGAATTATTGCCACCAGGAGCCATTTGTTGCCTAATTCCCCGTTTTGAACAATCGTTTCTCCGCCCTCCATTCCTGGTCTGGGTCACCGTGGCAGAGAAACCTTTCATGCATGTCAGGTTGTTTTTATCTCGTGTGctagctgtttgtt
This region includes:
- the LOC103468055 gene encoding neural cell adhesion molecule L1.1-like isoform X2, with product MCALQRLWMGCRGRCPPVLSVLLLPLYFLFAQGAITIPSHYNYQPSQTPPNLTVVPKSVTAFTRDDVVLTCSASGSPTPLIRWLKDGVQFGPEKSGSGKINASEDEEAMELESYAGVYQCFASNDLGTAMTQAVEVIVEPYPFVAKENRLDKTAYESESLILSCNPPKRLTPPQIYWMGTKMRHIHQNDRVMIGLDGNLYFANLINSDSRSDYYCYAQYTAARTIIPVTVASLTVLPSNEVVRGRKPDLLQPHGSHTAVQALRGQSVTLECIPKGLPTPWVEWQKTDGDLKTTSASLDSFDRWLYFDSITEDDDGEYRCRAHNVHGNATHSFTVTVKAAPYWVKEFSDLTPDPMYAPGETVRLDCLAKGNPAPAITWRINGEPLTAVDEDPRRSVAGSALILRDVVLSDTAIYQCEATNVHGSILQNINLFVVELPPQILSSDGIVYKVFEGGQVNMDCEAFAAPRPQITWLREDAVSLLLDNRVSLFTNGTVQLVNVTHEDSGAYICSVDNTNISITANLEVFNRTVILIGPQDVDVDRGQTAYLHCHFYKDPRLRANVQWKKDERDLNFPMPNKSRYNLLRNHTLQVKKVQQNDTGRFSCEVRTDPVGQVSVAHRVTVLAPPDPPSSVSLAPMKDYSATLSWIPGSSHNRPITEFIVEAEEKPQSDGGAAAWRHWTTAPGDFRLLQLSLQPFCWYRFRVAAVNQLGRSKASEPTRPHSTPAAAPRSNPTNVRSNSTEPGVLLITWDEMDKRLHNGQDFRYRVHWREADGRNAEWNWADAKSPPFAVNDTGTFTPFEIKVQAVNAIESGPAAEAKTGHSGEDKPEEPPTGVALSVMNSTVRVTWNEAQNVRGHLLGYRLYFRRLGSSSGRDRRSLGKHHRTAEKHRLEPHKLANRNNWVEVVDGAKTTADVTGLRLFSQYELELTAFNSKGESPRSSPVRFNTPEGAPGPPASLTFESPTETSLILHWSPPHEVNGELQGYEVQYQQEGGSQTEIQISRINVLNKNQAELTNLDPSSYYLFMVIACTAAGCGPPITRRGATLLEGAPPTNITVVSSVTSFNLSWVPEDRHRNHGFHIHFLRKSAGGQWEESELINSTQGFYSLTGLQPGTEYSLRILHDNNTHWQEMLRTVGPVPSEMPGRFATQGWLIGLISAIVLLILILLILCLIKRSRGGKYAVKDKEKKDIDFDLQNKDETFGEYSDGDEKRSDSQRSLCDDSKLGSEDSLAEYGDSVDIQFNEDGSFIGQYSGRSAAAAAPHGSSGPASPLNPAPPPPFAPSMSGILNRPS